In Spea bombifrons isolate aSpeBom1 chromosome 5, aSpeBom1.2.pri, whole genome shotgun sequence, the sequence ATGTGTTTGGGAGTACGTCTATTACTTAAATCCAGAgctgtagctagctccttttgcgcctgAGACTGGAACAGAAAATTGCACCCCCCCCCTTACAAaggttattttgaggaaagtagattaaaaaataaggacattAATAATACTAGAATAGATTTATAAAGATGTCATTTAGCATGAGCAATTTATGTGACAAATTACAATCCTCACAATTTGCCTACCGTATGGTATTGAAAAAATTcaaatttacacaaaaataaagtgctctCAGTATTAATCTGTATTTAAGATCTTTAAGTTGATGTAACCATGTTTGAATACTtagacagaaaaaagaaaaacaagggaCTTCTATGACatagcattctaaatacacagacattaatatgtagctgaTCCTCCCATTTGCAGCTGGTGGTTTtttcaaccatgtctttatggcccTTGCTTTGTgagctggggcacagtcatgttaGAGTAGAAaatggccttccccaaactgttcccacaaagttggaagcagagcattgtccaaaacgtCTTGGCAAATGCTCTACCGATTAAATGGGTGAAAATtaccacagaaactctccaaaatcttgtggaaagcctccccagaagaacggaagccgttatagctgcaaagggggccaacttcatattaatgtctatgtatttagatgtCACCAAAGTCCttgctggtgtaatggtcagatgtcccaatacttttgtccttatagtatttgaatgaatataacaataatacagtattattattgttttaaaaatgataatgtTCTTAGCTGAGTCTAGCAGCTGTGAAACTGTcctccatctaagactcctgaCATGTCAAACATGTGGTCACACGAAcccatgcacacaggaacatatccacacacttaaacacttaaATAGCATACATGCACAGACAAGCACAtaataacatacacaaaaaattaTACCCAAAAACATTCCcacactaatatacctagaAAGATGCCCACAATCACATACTTggaaacacactaacatactcataaaaacatatgtgcacaataacatacccacaaacatcgAATCATACCAAGAaacacattcaaacacacatCATTGACTTACCCGCCTACCCCTAGACTTAACGCatggcgctttgtattagtgatgcccagGGCCAGCCCTAGACCAAGTGGCACTCTGGCAATATTCTCTTGTGCCCAAATGCTgcatacagtcacacacactcCTTTTAACCAGGAATATGCCTGGAGATATTTCATGGAGGGCAGGTTCACAGCTGCTAGACTCAGCTAAGgacattataatttttaaaacgATAATAATACTGCCCCTGGGTTGAAcgtgtgttacagggaatcattcgcttccctttaagtacgacaggcctgcccttacacacatatacacacttcctatacacacacatacactgctcttactcATGTTTGcccacaaatacacacactgcACTTGcctgcacatatacacatatgcactacccttatacatgTCTgtccacacatacataaactgcccaaacacacacgcatgcctccccataaacataaatatacacaccttatacacagacatatacacataaacattgcccatatacacacatatacacaatgcaCACACCTaccctatacatacacatatgcctgcccttacacacacacataaacattgcccatatacatgcctcacacacacacataaacattgcctatatacatgcctcaccatatgTATACGCACACATACTGGTTTACATGTAGGCTTGAAGCACCCCTTTCCTcctcataatctacccccccttctttCTCACCATCAGATAGCCCCTTCTTTTTTCCACATGAAATAGCCCCTTACACATCAGACACCCTCTCCTTTCTCCAGATTAGATACCCCCCCTTCTTTTTTGCATATCAAATAGCCCTTTCCACATCAGATACcctcttctttctccccatcagataGCCCCTTCTTTTTTCCACATCAAATAGCCCCTTCTAAATCAGACGCCCCCTTCTTTCGCTTCATCAGATACCTATACCACACTTTCGCCCCATCTTTTACCTTTCtattcttcctttctgctttctcctcCTTCCTTCCTCTTGTCTTGACATGTGAGTCTCTTGGTGTAGGACTTGACCACAAGGTCTGGTTTGTGCTCTCATATCCCATTGCCCAGCATCTATTGCTGGCGCCCGGCGCACAGTCAAAGGGGGCACACTCAggcgtgatctccccaaccagtcctggacgctacagctgctgatcgggcagctgtaaGCCCCCTCGGAGCTGCGCCCGAGGCGAGTGCctcactcgcctcacccttcctgcGGCCCTGCTTAAATCATCTGAATGATCTTAACATGGGTTATACTTGAATCTACTGTGGAATTTTATGGCATATGATTTACAGTTAtctcattttttaaatcatattactCAATATTTTAGTTTTCCATTATTTTGGTCTGCCAGAACAAAGGAAATTTGAGCTAGAGCTTCTTAATACCCTctgtggctgagagtggtgtAGTCATTTAGATTTATAGCCTTATGTATGTCACATTCAGTGCCCAGTTCAACATTCAGGGTTGGGCGGACTGAATAGTGCTATGAAcaccagataaaaaaaattgcaacagAGCTACATCCATATATGAATAGTGTTCACACTTTCTGAAGAAACCAAGTTAATCACAGTAGAACCGCCCTTAATATTGATCAAGACAAAGTTGCATACTTTGATTTCCTGCAGTCTTGTACTACTCATCTACAGTAAATAATTGTGCAAACCTTTTACTTCCTTCAAGGATTTACAAGAAACACAGGGGTTAACACAATCTACAATGATTTTTCCTAAGAACGATGGCCTCTTAAGTAGAAAAGCTACTTACCTGGGATAAGGCCCTGTTTAGCACAGCAAAAAATCTGGAGCACTGAGTGTTTCCGTGGTAGTGATTTCACTAATCTCTAACAAGAACACTTGTTCtttcatagtaaaataaaacaaaacaagatagtaacaaatatgtattttattttagatttattatGCTACGGAATATCTTTAATTTTTACCTATTCTATTTTTTAAGGTCAACAGTCACTTTATGGTCATCTTAATACCAACATCAATTCAAGACCTTCAAATAGAAGGCACCAAGCAACCTGTCCACCTTTGGGACCCCACGTTTTTGTTAAACCATGCCTTGGAACAAATACTTCTCACTGTTTTCATTCTCGTCATGGTTTCCACACAATACATTCAGAGAACAGTCCAGTAAAGCCAAGAATTGTGACTGTTGTTAAACCAGGAAACCACCCAATGAGAAAAATAACTTTACTTCTTAACAGGAGATCAGTTCAGACTTTTGAACAGCTTGTTGCAGATATATCAGAGGCACTTGGATTTCCAAGGTGGAAAAATGACAGAGTAAGGAAACTATATAACCTCAAAGGCAAGGAAATAAGAAGTGTGTCTGATTTCTTCCGTGGGGATGATGCTTTCATAGCATTAGGGAGGGAGCAACTCACActaaaaaacattgaaattgCTGTAAATGAACTGTTCCCTGATACATCCCTTAAGCAGAGCAAGGAGCATCATGAAAAACTCTGCAAAGTGGATTATAAAGGTGGTGATAGTGGTCATGAGGAAAGATCCATAACCAATAATAGAGGTGAAATTGTGTCTCCCAGTGTGATAACCAAGAATACTGGAAATATTCGTACTAATAGCAGAGCAAAAAACACAAGAATACTAAAACATGGAgctgaaaaatgtaaagttgATCAGGAAAAGACATctgagtttttaaaaaatgttgaatcTTGCCATAGCAAGCAAGAAcattctaatattaaaatatcaacCGCAAGCTTGAATGATATCGGGTGTGAAAAATGTGTCGCCTGTGAACATATTAAAGATTATGGATATAAGCAGAAATGtaatagtaaattaaaaaatgataaatctcTGGAAGATACAGCCACAACAGAGTTACAAAGGTGTAATTTGGAAGAAACCGAATGCTGTAGAAATTTTCCGCTGAATAATAGTTTGACTTCTATAGTAACATGTGAAGCATGTACTAGTAAGTTGGAAGAAGATGATTTAGTAAGGTATGGAAAACTGAACTGGCACaagaacaaaatgcaaaaaaaaagcaaaaacacacacagaaaagAACATTTCAAGGGTCAATGTCAGCTGACAAGATACACCATGATCAAACCCACTGATCAATTTATAGAGGATTTTcttgaaaatacaaataaaaaaatgtgtttagaagaagaaaagattACTGTCGGGAATTGTAATAATCAAGATGCCATAAATACTATCGAGACACAAACACCAAAGACCCCATTACAATTATCAAAAAACAATGAGGAAACAGATGGcttccaaataaataaaacatgttacacCAAAGAGACAGTCAATATAGAACACTATTATGAGATTGGAAGAGTAATTGGAGATGGAAACTTTGCAGTTGTGAAGGAATGTAGACCACGTAAAGTAAATATGGAATATGCCATGAAAATTATTGATAAATCCAAGCTAAAAGGAAAAGAATATATAATCGACAATGAAGTAAGGATAATCAAGTGCCTTTCACACCCCAATATAGTCAGACTTCTAGATAATTATGAGACAGAGACTGAGATTTACTTAATCATGGAATATATCAAAGGAGGTGACTTGTTTGATGCAATTACTGAGAGTGTTAAGTTCACCGAACATGATGCTGCCTTCATGTTGGCTGACTTATGTGAGGCGCTATTATATATTCACAACAAGAACATTGTACACAGGGATGTTAAACCTGAAAACCTTTTGGTGAGTGGTATTCAGACTGCTACACTTTTTTAACAGGTGTAATATTAATTTcacagatttgtacaaattacatTGCCATATTGATGAACAGATCATACCCTGGCTGACTTTACTGGCATCATATTAACCATTAGACGTGTGCATTCTGATTCATACAACCTTATGTTTGTATGAACAGAGACCCCTTATGAATCAAATGAAAACGAACGAGAAACctcaaaataattattattaataataaattggtTAATTAATTTGCCTGTTTTGTCATGGAGCATCTCATGTTTTAGCTCTCTTATGccattacaaagaaaaaatctccatcaacatatcagtctgatcctgccccaagggcagtccagaaccgACATGTGAGCCAAATTTCCCCTGCATGACAGAACGAACAACAACAGACATATGTTTCGGGCTTCATTGACCTCGTCAGTGGGGTACCattggtatccctctaggcacaagagagcaaggTGGTACACTTCTGTACTTACCTTTACATTTGGGATGGGTCCCAAGGTATCACCGAAGGGTGaaatattatacaaaacaaatttgagACGCTCAACCAAGAACGGACAGTCGCTTCCTAGCCTGTCAAATGGTGCATTCCCACTGGGGCgcatctcaagttttagctctcttgtgccacTTTAAAGGAAAAATCTCTAGCATATGACTCTGATCCTGCCTGATTTGTCTGTTTTGACTGACTTCCACCTTCTGCTCCTTATCTTATCCACTTTAACTATAACTATAACAGTTAATTACCATTTGTCACAGTTTATTGGAGTCAGAAAATGTAATCATCAGTAATTAACTATTGGGCCAGTTCCAGAAAAGTTGGGCTAGATCCTAATTGCTTAAGATAAGGAGTGTAGAGTATAAAGTGAGTCAAAACAAATAGTTAAAAGAATGTTGGTAGAGTATAGGATACAGTTACTACATATTGTTTagtatgtacagtatctcacaaaagtgagtacacccctcacatttttgtaaatattttgtgcaTTGCATAGTGTGATTTTGTATAGTATAGTAGTATACTTGTGTATAGCATTTTGGGACTGTGTATTTTGTAGCATGCATAGTGTCACTGTGCATTGTTTAGGAATTAATGTGTATAGGGTGTGGTGACTACCCAACAGATTTGCATGGCTTGATCAGATTGTCATGTTGACCAAGAATCAAAACCTTCAGACGATTTGCTTTCAATAATACAAATCTACATAGatacaaatgtaaaacagtaaaaaagaGTATTTCTCTAACCAAGcgcttataaaatattaaatctataGATTATAAAGTAACCTTAAAATACTTCAATTCGAGCGTGCATAGGTCGGTCAGCAGTTTTCAATCGATGTCTCTCAAATGCAGATATTGTATGAGATATAAAAGGCAAAGAGAGACATCATTGTGCAAAAAAACATCactgtataaaatgaaaatgttaaaacctATACATAGTCTGCTCACGGTATTCAGagccaaattaaaaatttagGCTCATAAAAGACACATAAGGACACTCTTAAGGCGGTGTCCTAGCCCCTTTCTAGGGGCTAGGAGAATAATCACTGAAGATgttcttattaatttaaaattttttaaacaatgtattaATACTTCAGgtaattaaattgtaattaccgtatttgctcgattataagacgaccctgattataagacgaccccccaaaatcaaaatattaatttaggaaaaaaacaaaaagcctgaatataagactaccctataggaaaaaagttttaccagtaaatattaattcatgtaaactaattttcatatttaataaaagctatgattgagaaaaatatatttttatttccttttatttgccaacctgcccccccagttatgcacatctgcccccaggcttgccactctgcccccagaaatgccttatacccccctatttgccactctgccccatgatgtgccttttaaccccctatatgcccctctgccccatgatatgtcttatacactctggcatatagggggttaaaatgcatatcatggggctgagtggcatatagggggttaaaatgcatttctggagatatatatatatatatatatatatatatatatatatatatatatactgctaacagcaatcacactcctatcaagccaaggcagccagtacatgctggaacctggggatgttagaagtgtgattacagcctccctatgccatgctaccacccccaccccccttacacatccatgctatcatacacacacactcattcacaaacatttaaatactcattcattccattaatcacacatacacacacattaatcacaaaaaccctcccccacccccttacctgaactgcagatctcccactcgcagacttctgcagaggcccggctgtgcgagcaacttctctggccccgcccccagaggaaggaggggggaggtagagttatgtgaggactgtgctagcttcctgtttcctgctgctaatagcagagacgctgctcgcgatcaaagcccggtaagcagcacggccgaagcagaatgaggtctgattagaagacgacctcgattataagacgaggggtatttttcagagcatttgctctggaaagaacctcgtcttataatcgagcaaatacggtaaattgtGATTGCTTCCCAGTGAACGTATTGAGAAGTTTTATCacaatttatcttatttattttaagtgttacataactatataaataagataaattgtGATAAAAGTGCTCAATATGTTCACTGGGAAGCGTTTCGTCAGTCCATGACTTCCTCAGCCAGATTGCACTTTATCACAatttattagggctgcaactaacgattattttcataatcgattatttagccgattattttttcaattaatcgattaatcggataaaaaaaaattatgtacatttttcatttatttaaaataatttaataaagaaacaggatgttaaaaacaaacaacagaataacaaaaatgataaaaatgcatttcttgtttttattttccaacctgcccctcccccgTTATgaacatttgagcccaggcttgccacactgcctcccagatatgccacactgcctcccatatatgccacatatacccagatatgccacgctgcctcctagATATACCACGCtgtctcccagatatgccacgctgcctcccagatatgccacactacctctcagacatgccacgctgccttccccacatatgccttatataccttATATGCCACatactcccagatatgcctctgtgccccctgatatgccttataccccagatatgccttataccaccagatatcccatagtgccctcatagagtcacagcacactgacaccatacttttataaataaatacagggttaatcttcactgcccccaggatttagattttaaatcattaaccatacctgcccctaaattaaccctaaacaccccatcaaccataactgcctctaaattaaccctaaacaccccattaaccataactgcccctaaattaccccccacctcccctaacttttagcaacctaaatattaattttatactcacagttaacTGAGTTGGTGAGCCATATggacgctataggaaatgggcgggaTCAATCTtgagtgtgactgcagggaggggctGGAAGAAAGGGGCCGGCCAATCGGCAATGACTGCAGGGAGGGCctggtaagtagtaactgctgtgagtcaaACTGAAtaaaacggattataaaacaaggggtatttttcagagcatttgcataaaaatcgattcaactaatcaataatgaaattcgttggcaacgattttcatcatcgattattatagattttattgattagttgttgcagccctacaatttatcttattttattattttttttaaaaaattaattacttgaagtattaataaattatttaaaaacttttaaattaataagaacATCTTGAGTGATTATTCTCAGAGGCTAGGACACTGCCTTAAGAGTGTCCATATGTGTCTTTTATGAGCctaaatttttaatttggctCTGAATACGGTGAGCAGACTGTGTATaggttttaacattttcattttatacagtgatgtttttttgcagtatgatgtctctctttgccttttatatttcatacaaTGTCTGCATTTGAGAGACATTGATTGAAAACCACTGACCAACCTATGCACGCTcgaatttaagtattttaaggtTACTTTATAATCtatagatttaatattttataagcgCTTGGTTAGAGAAATACtcttttttactgttttacatTTGTACTATTGCATTTTTAGTTGGGGGAGTTTTTATATGCACTTTTAAGAGGTTCTCACCATAGCAGCTAATTAACTATTATTGGTTATCTCATATCTGTTATTTTAAGTGCAGCCTTTTTTACCTCTTTTTCatctgtacatacatacaaatatttgcaaCACTTTGTAACATTGTACCATTTTTTCCACTAGATGGCTATATTTCTCCATTCTAAACCAACAACAAGAATTTCTAGTTTGTTACTTTGAGAATaacttaatttaatttaaataaattaattttgggAAGATAGGGTACAATACATGAGTCATACGCATAGACAGTAACACCTCTGAAGACTAAGTAAAAAATGATCACATCCATGGTCAGTGTATGGCGGACACAGACTCAGACAGCCTCTCAAACACAcatagactcaggcagtctctctcacacacacagactcaggcagtcacacacacacagactcaggcagtctctctcacgcacagagactcaggcagtctctctcacatgcacacagactctcacacacacatacagactcaggcagtctctcacacacacacacagactcaggcagtctctcacacacacatacagactcaggcagtcacacacacacacacacacacacagactcaggcagtctctgtctctctctctcacacacacacacagagacttaggcagtctctcacacacatacacagagactcaggcagtcacacacacacagactcaggcagtctcacgcacacacacagactcaggcagtctctgtctctctcacacacacacaaacacatagactcaggcagcctctcacacacatacacagagacttaggcagtctctcacacacatacacagatacTCAggaagtcacacacacacagactcaggcagtcacacacacacacacacagactcaggcagtcacacacagactcaggcagtctctctcacacacacatagactcaggcagtctctcacacacatacagactcagccagtctcacacacgcagtctctctcacacacacacatagactcggcagtctctctctcacacacacacagactcagacagtcacacacacacacacagacacaggcagtcacacacacacagactcaggcagtcttacacacatacacagagactcaggcagtcacatacacagactcaggcagtttcacacacacacacacatagactcaagcagtctctcacacacacaaagactcaGGCAATCAcccacacagactcaggcagtctcacacacacacataggctCAGGCAGTctgtcacacacatacatagactcaggcagtctctctctcacacacacacacagactcaagcagtctctcacacacagactcagggagtcctacacacacagactcaggcagtctctcacacacacagattcaagcagtctctcacacacagactcagggagtcccacacacacagactcaggcagtctctcacacacacatagactcaggcagtctctcacacatacatagactcaggcagtctctctctcacacacacagactcaggcagttttacacacacatagactcaggaagtctctctcacacacacacagactcaggcagtctctctctcacacacacagattcaggcagtctctctcacacacataaagactcaggcagtctcacacacagactcgggcagtctcacacacacacagatactcaGGGAATCTCTTTCagacacacagactcagacagtctctctcagACACACAGACTCAAGCagtctttcacacacacacactcaggcagtcttacacacacacagagactcatgCAGTCTCTCTcagacacacagactcaggcagtctctcacacacagactcaggcagtcgcACCACACGCAcaaagactcaggcagtctctcacacacacagattcaggcagtcacacacacacacagactcaggcaatcacccacacagactcaggcagtctcacacacacatagggTAAGGCagtctgccacacacacacacatagactcaggtagtctctctctcacacacacagattcaggcagtctctcttaCACACATaaagactcaggcagtctcacacacagactcaggcagtctcacacacacacagatactcaGGGAATCTCTTTCagacacacagactcagacagtctctctcagACACACAGACTCAAGCAGTCTTTCACACACATaaagactcaggcagtctctcacacacacagattcaggcagtcacacacacacacacacacagactccggCAATCAcccacacagactcaggcagtctcacacacacatagggTAAGGCagtctgccacacacacacacacacacacatagactcagacagtctctctctcacacacagagactcaagcagtctctcacacacagactcagggagtctcacacacacacattgactcaggcagtctctcacacacacatagacacagggagtatcacacacacacatagactcaggcagtctctctctcacacacacagactcaggcagtcacaccacacacacacacaaagactcaggcagtctcacacacacacagactcaggcagtcacacagactcaggcagtcacacacacagactc encodes:
- the DCLK3 gene encoding serine/threonine-protein kinase DCLK3; translated protein: MLGGTLTHELSSCRCKEHGQQSLYGHLNTNINSRPSNRRHQATCPPLGPHVFVKPCLGTNTSHCFHSRHGFHTIHSENSPVKPRIVTVVKPGNHPMRKITLLLNRRSVQTFEQLVADISEALGFPRWKNDRVRKLYNLKGKEIRSVSDFFRGDDAFIALGREQLTLKNIEIAVNELFPDTSLKQSKEHHEKLCKVDYKGGDSGHEERSITNNRGEIVSPSVITKNTGNIRTNSRAKNTRILKHGAEKCKVDQEKTSEFLKNVESCHSKQEHSNIKISTASLNDIGCEKCVACEHIKDYGYKQKCNSKLKNDKSLEDTATTELQRCNLEETECCRNFPLNNSLTSIVTCEACTSKLEEDDLVRYGKLNWHKNKMQKKSKNTHRKEHFKGQCQLTRYTMIKPTDQFIEDFLENTNKKMCLEEEKITVGNCNNQDAINTIETQTPKTPLQLSKNNEETDGFQINKTCYTKETVNIEHYYEIGRVIGDGNFAVVKECRPRKVNMEYAMKIIDKSKLKGKEYIIDNEVRIIKCLSHPNIVRLLDNYETETEIYLIMEYIKGGDLFDAITESVKFTEHDAAFMLADLCEALLYIHNKNIVHRDVKPENLLVQHNTDGTTTLKLADFGLAVYVTEPIFTVCGTPTYVAPEILSERGYGLEVDMWASGVILYILLCGFPPFRSFEHNQEELFNIIQCGEYEFLSPYWDHISDDAKDLISKLLVLNPLKRYSAKCVLHHNWVCSYGLMNNQNLQRDVTMNIEQNFRNRRKKEVTSDDLRHSGFQTSAVSESN